From Centroberyx gerrardi isolate f3 chromosome 10, fCenGer3.hap1.cur.20231027, whole genome shotgun sequence:
CTCCCTCTTTCTAGTGCAGGTGTTGATCAGTCATATTATCTTACGTATCCATCTTTGGGTCAACTTTGGTGCCATTTGCTTAATATCCAGTGCCACTAGTTTGTCAAGTTTTGGCAGATTTGAATGGATTTGCATGTTCCAAACCGAAAGAGTTCTGAATTTGAACTTGAGAGTTCATCAAGTTTCATAGTTATACTTGTGATATTGAACTCTCCTTCAGTTAGAGGCCATGCCCACACTGTCCAATCAACTAAACTTCATGTTATGGCTACAACTTGGCTACACTAGAGCACATATCAAATGCCATAACATTTGGTCAACCCAGTTTCAACAAAGCAGTTTTTGGCATCCCCTATTTGTTGTTTCTAAAATGGGTTGATCCTTTTATGCATCGCGTAgctcatgccaaaaaatataaGTATTCAGTGGTTCCCCCTGAATTGTATTCTtgaggtggaaaagcctctgaaacatcacATGACACTAACATTCCATTGAAACCCACACTGATCAATTTCTTTTTCCAAgacataaacatatatatacagaaaAATAAGGAATCCACATGAATATTCCTTGCTTACATCTGCCACTGACAAATAATCCTCAGCATGCAGACCCAAAGTTCACATCCCCATGTAATAACACTGACTCAATATTTATCCTGCATGTCACTTAATACCCACACCCTCGCCCACTCCCACAACCACGCTTCACTCCCTCTACAGTCTGTTTCACAACATTGGCTCACATCTTCCACATCAGCGCCCTCTTTGTCAGCAGTTTACATATGACACTTAAGGGAGGAGCCATGCTGTTGATATGTCAAAGATCAAGAATGCCGTTTTCCCTGGAAGGTTTGACCCAATAGAGCATGAAGGTAAAAGGCCTTACTAAGTAAGATGTGTGCTTCATTGATTCTCATGCATTCCCATGTCCCTAGACAGTCTATTCGTCCTGCTGTTATTCCTAAGGGAGGTAAATATTTCCCTTTGCCATTGAAGCCTTATTCCATGGATTACCGCCAGAATCCCAGGCATGCCGCCATAGTTTAGTTGGGGTTGTATGTGGGGAATGACAGGAATGCATTGATTGTGTTTTCTGTATATCTGAAAGGTCACACCACATTCCCTACATGGTTGCTTCCGTTCCGTCACCCCAATAAGTGGGAATTACATTGACGTGTTTACGCTTTTCAATTGACTGATTAGCTGACAGCTCACTGACTGGGTTCAGAAACTCAtgatttgagaaaaacaaacttaataaactctgttttttataacattttacatgcatttttcagATGTTCTTTTCCAGCACAGCGTGAAAAACTGAGTGATAGTGAAGGAGGGATACATCGTCtgactcaaggacactttaacAGGACACATGTTTGTTGGTGGGCACTCATTGGTTGTTGCAGGGATCAAGCCTGCGACTTTTCATTTGCAGGATGGCCTCACTGACTACTAGGCCACCCTTCCACCATGTTATTCATAAGATAATTCATTACATAATTAATGAGAATacagaaaacacaatgaaatTATTTGTTATTCGGCGCATCAGTATCCTTATCAGATGTGTACtgtcactccttctccttctttgtTTTGTCCATGGTAACACAATGTCAGTGAAGCAATGCAAGGCTGTGGTGTTTCAGTGGGTGTCACAGATCACACTGATAGAGCTGCACATTGATGGTTCCTAATCAGTTTCCTCCTCAATTAAATGAGTGATCCATACAGCATCAACATCCTACTGTTTCACAGTGAGAGCTAAGGACCGGATGAATGACCTTCCTGTACTGACTTCTCTCATCTGATTTACAGTTATctccatgagagagagagagcagcaggccTTTCCCCCCACAACCCCCCTCCAATGAGCTGCCTGGACAAATGCAAGACATTTGGACACCTgcctaaccatcactgtctaaCCCAGCTGTGATGTGATTGGTACTTTTGTTGCTGCCTCCCTGTTGTCAGAACCAGACCTTGATTGTattcctgtcctccctctcagGGGCATCTCCATGACAACCAGTCACAACTTCAGAGCAGCTGGCATCTTACCCTGCACAGAGTGTACGTCTAAGACTGATATATTGTTACGCTACAGGGGGTATTATAATATTCTGCTGAGATATGTAATCTGTGAATCTTAATGCAAACCATTATGCAATTTTTGGACAGGTCATATTTTTGCATCAACTTTGCAAGCCCACATAATAAATAGTCACATTCTAAATGTTTTTTGCATATTATATAATTGTGATTGACAGCACTGAATGCATACAGCCAAAGTCATCACATCTAATAGTATCATTATGCCAACGTGGTGAGGCCATTTGGATTATTTTGTTTCAGACTATTGTTCTTGTTTTCACTGTCGAAAATAGACAATGAACAAAGCAAGGCCTGAATGCCAGTACTTTTCCACAAAGACAATATAGTTAGTTTCCTTTCGGgaaagagggagtgtgtgagttGGACAGGGGTTGGTGGAGGACAAAGCGAAGTGTGCAAAAGAGGGGGGCTGATCAGAGAAACCAAAACACCAAACCAATATCAGTTACCAGGCTATCAAACTCAAAGTGTGTTTTGAATACCATCCTGCAGCTGGATACCATTAGAGGAGACCACAAGCTCAACTGGGGGGATTTTGTAAATTGTCAAGCCAAGTTGACATGAGATCAACCTTTTGGACAGATACATGCTGAACCATTCACCCTCCTTTGAGTGAATGATGCACTAGCATTAACCGTATCTTGCTGCAGCAGTGAATACCATGTTACAGGTTTGCTCACCCTCACACAATAGCAATCAAATGAAGTAGGTGTCAGTGAGGATTTCCCTGATTGTATTACTCTCAACGTCACTTATTTACCTGCTTTAGCCAAGGCACTGTTGGCTCATAACCGACTTAGAAGTcaggaaaaataaattatttgcaCAATATATTTCCAACTGCCAGTTACACTGTCAACTGTGGAGTGTGTGCACTACATTTTAACTGGCTGACATGGGGGCTCATAGGACACCACTGATATCAGTTATTATGGAAATGAGAATTCAGCTCATCACACTGTGTTGAAACATATATTTAGACAATGTGTTAACTATTACAGTATGTCTTAGAGTGAATGAATTCAGCTCTATTCAATCATATTTCAGTCATCTCTACTCTTTGACTGAAATAGTAGAGATAAATTCAGCAGTGTGGAATGTGTCACTCTAAAACCAAGGAGTTGGTCATTGATTTCAGGTGAAAGAAAGACCCGCTGAGTCCTGTCCTAATCAAAGACCAGGATGTTGAAATTGTGTCTTCCTATAAATATCAGGGAGTGCACATAAGATAAAAAGCTTGATTGGAAATTTAACACTAACGCTGTCCAAAAAAAGGCACAATAGGAAATTACAGGCATTCAGCGTGAGCAAGAAGACCCTGGGAATGTTCCACCAAAGTATTGTAGCCATATTGTAGTTCTGTTTTCTGCTGTAGGATGGCTGCATCAATGCAGATGATGGAAACAGAGTCACCAAAGTCAGTAAGGAAGCTGCTGCCATCGCTGGAGTGACCTCTGAGGCACTAGAGGATAGCACTGAACAGAGAATAAAGAAGAAGACAAGTAATTCTCCAAGACACTGATAATCCGCTGCATTGTTTCTACAGTGAGCTAAAAAGTGTCTTCAGTGAATGCCTCATCTTTCCTCTAGACTCCACCCAACGTTTCAGTATGTCTTTATTACCATCTGCGATAAGATACTGCAATGAGTCAATCCCGGAGTATTTCCTCAACCTGTACTAATACTTTTTATACTGATTGTGTGTacatattattttctcttttctttctttttaattttgtatttctatattGTTTGTATGCTGGTGGGCAACAACAATTTCCCTTCTGGGATTATTaaagtattcattcattcattcattcattcatacagtaTACTGCACACTGGCCCATTGGGCTTTGAAACTATAGAAAGTTATTGGGCGGTTGGGGGACAGAGGACAAGAGTAGATGTCTGGGGCTAAAGTGTAACGAGTGGAGAGTTGTGGGACACTGATCCTGGCTTCTTGATTGGTTGCGTCTTGTGTATCAACCAATCCTCTCTTGCCTCTGAGCAGATTAATTAAAGGCCTAGCTGGGGTTTATGCAACCCAGGGGAACATTAACAGAAAGCCCCCAAGATACATGGCAAACATTGATTTAGAGGGTTATTTTGTTAATACTACTTAGGCCCTTACAGTATGGATTCCTTCTTACTTCTTCCAATTTTATGCACAGTGTCAAACACTGCAGTTATTCAGTTGTAATAAAATGAGTATCTATTATTACCAACAGCAACACTTAAGATCAACCACCTAGTGGAGTCCACAACTAATCTGTCAAGGAAGAAAAATGATCATTCAAACACCTCACAATTTTATTATAAtggatgttcaacaatcatttATGAGGactaaaaatggaaaaaagaatgTATCCAATCTGATACTCATATGCCAGTTACAGAATATCCATCTACCTGTTGTCAGTGATGCAACATAATGCAACATTTCAAGTCAGCAAACTGAAAGTACACAGCACATTAAATCAATGATACAATCTTTAAATTATAAATTTATCCATTATAAACCAGTGCTGTGTAGAAGCATGTGCTCTCCAACTGTCCAACTGTTAAGTCTTTCTCATTTCACTTTCACATGTAGAATGAAAACGCATTTGCCTTTTCGTTTCCACAGaaactttattaagttttaatctctaaaaataaaatccagAAAAATAGCAATGTATTTTCTctcaaaaaggaaacaaaagttTTAAAGCTCTTCTGCACACAccgatcatcatcatcatttatgCCTGACATTCATAAAGATGAACCTGCCACATTGTGACACTGACCTTCTGGACTGTGGTCATTCATGCTTCCCTGTCCAATTCCACAATACAATCCACAAAGTCTGCTTTGTTTCTTCCGTCTTGTGTGGACTGGGGGGAGAATGTTGATGTTTGGACACCTACACTGCGGGAGAGGAACTGATAAAATAATGACATCAATGCAGAAGGCCAGCAACTTTGTGCACCTGGCCAAATTATCCTTGATAATGTTATGAGTAAGCTCATCCAGTGACGTGCGTCTGAAATGTCATTTCAACTGCACTATGATGGTCTGTTGATATGCAGCTCAAGATTAGCTGAAAATATACTACACAGCTAAACTAGCTGATTTATCACATGGATTTAAACAGGTGTGGTATATTGACTGCACAAAATTTTCAGGACGAGAAACTCAACTCTTTATTActcttggggtttttttgttttttttgctttagcATTGCACACTAAGACACATTTGGTAAGAAGAGGTTTATAAAAGATGCATTTGAAATACGTTTAAAAGACAGTTCAGCACAGCAGtgcacaaaatacacaataacacacagtaGATACTAATATATAAGAAATGTACACTCACcagccacttcattaggtacatctgttcaactgcttgttaacacaaatatctaatcagccaatcatgtggcagcaactcaatgcatttaggcatgtagacacGGTCAAGACaatctgctgaagttcaaaccaagcatcagaatggggaagaaagatgatttaagtgactttgaacgtggcatggttgttggtgccagacgggctggtttgagtaattcagaaacggctgatctactgggattttcacgcacaaccatctctagggtttacagagaatggtccgaaaaagagaaaatatccagtgagcggcagttctctgggtgaaaatgccttgttgatggcagaggtcagagaacggccagactggttcgagctgatagaaaggcaacagtaactcagataacctctttacaactgtggtgagcagaaaagcatctcagaatgcaacacgtcgaaccttgaggcagatgtcactttggtagctggttgacactgagctgaaagctgatacctacccagtattagtaaggtgtacctaatgaagtggccggtgagtgtatattgtTGGTAATCCAATGAGCCCTGAAATATATTGAACAACCTATTAACGCAACGTAACTTCACAAGCAAATTTTTCAAAAGATGATGAACATCATGAACATAAAATGTGCATAAAACATGACTTGATACAGAATCATGAGAATCGGTATTTGTAGCTTTTTGTTAGGTACAATAATAGTGCATAAAAAACTGTACGTTGGTTCTGAAATGCAACATGTTATAGAGACACATAGAAATGATCAAACCAAACACAGTAGCAGAAGATGTCATTTATAAACTAAAAAACAGTAATATAGCTCCAGATGTGGCTGGTATTTGGTCAACAATAACAGTGACTACTCACTgaacagccaatcaaaatggTCAGTAACGTACTATATCAAGTTACGCTATTTCTGCTAATGgatggaaagaaattcattttGAGCAAGGGTGCCAACGTGACACGAGCAACATCGAGTCTTGTGCTTTTTCTGTTCCATTTTCATTGCTCtaaaaaagtacattttctaAATACCAGATACATAGGCTTGACAAAATGATATGCCATTACTGATATAATGCCTCTCCAATAGGCTAAATTTATTCAATTTGATGAATAGGCCTATTAATCACCAAAAACATCATAATGGTCATATGCAGAGAAGCACTGCTTCTTAGCACTTCCAACTGCACTGAGGAATGAGATGCAGGGTGAATATCTACGAGTAAAGGCTTGTTTTATAAACTTTATAATGGCCCCATATAAGAGAGAGGCTTGGATATCATTTCCCCATATTCTCTCCAGAGAAGTACTTGACACTAAATAGCTACTTTGCTAACCACTTTAAAATTACATGTAAGCGCACTATAAAACTTAGAGACAAATCATACACTTGAAGGGCTACTAATATCATGCTGTAATAATCACAGTACAGTGGCAGAAACTTGTATAAAACAGTCATGGCCTATAACCGAAAATGTATTTATGATTTACTACAGAGACATTGagaagattgattgatttatgcTACACCTGAAATTTATGGTCACTGTTAACAACagtggtaaaaaaaattaattaaaaaaaaacctttaatcacagaatacatttgttattcaccatacaaaaacaaaaaagtgcatATGTCAAATAAGGCCAATATTAAATTCACTTAGAGTACAACAATTCTAAAAATCCCAGCAGATGTTCTTAATGCAGGATTAACAATAAGCGCTATACAAAATTGTCATAAAGgaatactttttcttttttaaaatggtGGAGAAGCTTATATCATTTAGAAAAATGATTAGAATAAGCTTAGAATCCCTATTAGAGAGCTACAATAGCCAACTGTAAATATTACAGATCTCTGAAAATTCAACTGTGCCTTTGTAACAGCCTCCACCCTCAAAACAACTTCCACCCACATACAAACCCCACACCAACCCCCCTTTAGTTGGAAACTACAGCGAGAAATAAACATACATGAAGATGCCCAAAGAGCAGACGAGTACCAGGCCCACGTTAAGCAGCAGTTTGACTCTAGGTGGCTCATACAGCATCTCTGCAATgattctttcctcctcctcctccagcattTTTGGCTGGGTGTTCTGTGCTTCGTCCTTATACCCACAAAACCAGTCCAGCAATCGGAGACATCTGCCCCTCTCCCTGTTACCATGGCAGCCTTCCTCTGCTCTGATCTCCACCTTTCCACTACCAGCTTGTTCTCCAGGGGTGGTTGCTGGGGATGTCTCTGTGCTAGGCGTTGCTGGGTCATGGTCAGTGGATAGGACCAGGAGTTTGACGTCCGCCCCATCCACACACCTCTTGTTTCGGACATCTGGAGGCATGTCTTTATGGAGGCTTGCGTTGCCCGTACACTGGCTGTTCTCAGTCAGCCTGTATACTTCCTCTCGGTCTTTCAGGGGAACCTTTTCAATGTTGCGCAGCCCCCATACTGTGGTGGTGCGAACCCGCTCTTTATCTGGTGGAGAGGTGCAGAGACTGaccaccaccgccaccagcCCTGAAATCCAGAACAGTCCGGTAGCCACATACATGTAGTGAACACGAGTGATGAAGGCAGGCCTATCATCTGGCTGGTCACAGGGGGGCTGACGGTAGGTAAATGCCAGGATCAAGCGTATAGTACCTAGTGTGAAACCCGTCATGCCGCCCCAGAATGCACCTTTCTCATTACACCGCTTCCAGAACACACCTAGCAGGAAGAGGGCAGCAATGGGTGGAGTCAGGTAGCCAGCAACTTCCTGTATGTAGAGGTACGTCTGTCCTCCCTGCATTTCAACAATGACGGGGACCCAGGCAATGCCAATTACCACCATAACCACCACAAACAGGCGGCCCACAAGCAGCAGCTCCCGCTGGGATGCCCCTCGCCGAGCACTCTGGTAGATGTCCAGGGTGAAGATGGTGCTTGCACTGTTGAAGATAGAGTCCAGATCACTCATCAGGGCGGCGATCATGACCGCCATCATCAGGCCCCTCAGTCCCACGGGCATCACAGACATGACCAGGCGCGGGTAGGCGATGTTTGAGCAGCCAGCCTGAGAACCGCACACAGCCAAGCAGTGCTCCGGCCCGATGCAGGCTATCTCGTCTGCGAACAGGATGCGAGAGATCATACCtggaatgatgatgataaacaTGGGCAGGATCTTGAGAAATCCAGCCATGAGTGTAGAGCCCTTTGCGTGAGCAATGTTCTTTGCTGCAAGTACCCTCTGAACAATGACCTGGTCTGCACACCAGTACCAAATGGAAGCCGGGGTTTGGCCAAGGAGGAAGCCTGGCCAGGGGATGTCCTCATCCAGAGGACCTCGAAGGATGTGCAGCGAGTTTGGCTTGGGCTCAATGCGGCAGGAGGGAGAATAGGAGAAGTTTCCACTGGCCAATATAGCAGATACATTGGGAACCGCCTGCATGTACTTAGTCCTGACGCCCTCCAGCCCCCCGACCTTGATTAGGCTGATTATGGTTAAGGTGAGGGCTCCACCAATCATCAACACTGCCTGAAGGGCGTCAGTGTACATTACTGCCACCAATCCCCCGGTGACAGTGAGCAGTGCAGTCATACTGATGAGCAAGATTATGGACAGATAAAGGTTCCACCCCAGTGACTCCTGAATAAAGAGGGCTCCAGCATACAAGTCCACAGACAGCTTGGTAAAGATGTAGAGCAGCACAGACAAGGCAGCAAAGTAAACCTTCAGCCTGTTGCCTCCGAAGCGTTTGGACAGGTACTCGGGCATGGTGTAGACCCCCGAGTGGATATACACGG
This genomic window contains:
- the slc5a3b gene encoding sodium/myo-inositol cotransporter — its product is MAPGLEALDIAVVALYFVLVLGIGFFAMWKANRSTISGYFLAGRSMTWMVIGASLFVSNIGSEHFIGLAGSGAASGYAVGAWEFNALLLLQLLGWVFIPVYIHSGVYTMPEYLSKRFGGNRLKVYFAALSVLLYIFTKLSVDLYAGALFIQESLGWNLYLSIILLISMTALLTVTGGLVAVMYTDALQAVLMIGGALTLTIISLIKVGGLEGVRTKYMQAVPNVSAILASGNFSYSPSCRIEPKPNSLHILRGPLDEDIPWPGFLLGQTPASIWYWCADQVIVQRVLAAKNIAHAKGSTLMAGFLKILPMFIIIIPGMISRILFADEIACIGPEHCLAVCGSQAGCSNIAYPRLVMSVMPVGLRGLMMAVMIAALMSDLDSIFNSASTIFTLDIYQSARRGASQRELLLVGRLFVVVMVVIGIAWVPVIVEMQGGQTYLYIQEVAGYLTPPIAALFLLGVFWKRCNEKGAFWGGMTGFTLGTIRLILAFTYRQPPCDQPDDRPAFITRVHYMYVATGLFWISGLVAVVVSLCTSPPDKERVRTTTVWGLRNIEKVPLKDREEVYRLTENSQCTGNASLHKDMPPDVRNKRCVDGADVKLLVLSTDHDPATPSTETSPATTPGEQAGSGKVEIRAEEGCHGNRERGRCLRLLDWFCGYKDEAQNTQPKMLEEEEERIIAEMLYEPPRVKLLLNVGLVLVCSLGIFMYVYFSL